The Polyangium mundeleinium genome contains the following window.
ACGGCTGTGTACATCTCTGGACATACCCCTGTCTTCGGCGTAAGTAAACAGCCGTGTACATGCCTCGCACCGAGCCCAAGAAGCCGACGCGGCAGCGCGATGCGGATCGCACGCGCTCCGCGATCCTCGACGCCGCGCGGACCCTGTTCTCGACACGAGGCTTCACGAACACCGGCGTGCGCGAGGTGGCGGAGCTCGCCGGGGTGAACTCCGCGCTCGTCGGCCGCTACTTCGGCTCGAAAGAGGGGCTGTACCGCGCGACGCTGGAGCGGATCATCGACATCTCCCCGATGCTCCACGGGGATCGGCGCAGCTTCGGCGTGGACATGGTGTCCATCTTCTGCGACACGCAGGACGCCTCGGGCCCGCTGGCGATGATGATCCTCTCGGCGGCCGACCCCGCGGCGCACGCGGCGAGCATCGAGTTTCTTCAGACGAAGGTGATCGTGCCGCTGGCCGCGTGGCTGGGGCCCCCGAACGCCGAGGAGCGGGCGGCGCGGCTCAACATCCTCTGGACCGGCTTCCTCACGAGCTGGAAGCTCTTGCCCCTCGAACCGCTCGCCGATGCGCGCATCGCCTCCACGCGCCGATGGCTCGAAGCCGCGACCCAGGCGATCGTCGACGAGGGCGCGGGCTGAGCGAGCGCGGACGCCGCGTCAGGGCTGGTTGGGCCAACCGCGGACGAAGGTCGAGAAGAACGGCAATGCATGCATGGAGGGGTGGGGATCCACCTGCGTGTCGACGCCGCTCCGCGTGCTGACGAATTCCCCCTCCCACACGACCGCCCCCGACTTCGTATCGACG
Protein-coding sequences here:
- a CDS encoding TetR/AcrR family transcriptional regulator, whose product is MPRTEPKKPTRQRDADRTRSAILDAARTLFSTRGFTNTGVREVAELAGVNSALVGRYFGSKEGLYRATLERIIDISPMLHGDRRSFGVDMVSIFCDTQDASGPLAMMILSAADPAAHAASIEFLQTKVIVPLAAWLGPPNAEERAARLNILWTGFLTSWKLLPLEPLADARIASTRRWLEAATQAIVDEGAG